The Rhinoraja longicauda isolate Sanriku21f chromosome 15, sRhiLon1.1, whole genome shotgun sequence genome includes the window TTCCTTCTGTTAACTTAACTTTCTTTCTGGggttgtgggggaagggggtgggggaggagttggaggggagggttgggggggggaggggaagggtggggggggggaggggaagggtgggggggggggaggggaaggatggtggttggggggaggggaggagtatgggggagtggggggtgaggtgggatggagtgggtgagtgggaggagggagggataagggaggttgagggggaatggagtaggtgaggggagggtgctagaccaatgtaggagagactttgggtccacggctcgctctggctgcagtacggggccaaggtgagtggtaccttctccccttccctgtcctcctcgcccacccacagccccgggggagattccccgcccggcaacgggctttgtcagttggagagggttgccgggtccacaggattgtcagttgggggagggttgcctcaggagaggcccgcaggagagatttggatccaatgggtccacctcagtctagtattaGATTAAATAAAAAGAAGACGGTGGAAATGTTTAGCaggttcgggcagcatctgtagaaagagatttTCCTTAAATATTCAGACACGGAACAGAATACGGCCGGCCACCTAGGCACCTGCCTCGTAGCTCGTGGGCAGGTAGCTTTATCACTTCACACTGTGAATAGGTAAACGTgaaagggttaatgtttcagatacCTATAACCTTTGTCAGTAATTCTGTTCCGATAAAAAGtaactgacctgaaacattacgcacaaagtgctggagtaggtcagtgggtcaagcatcaTCATCCCTGTAGAACAccaatacgtgacgtttcaggttgggaccactCTTCAGACAGCTTTATACCCGTCAGCTTTATATCTCAGCAGGTGTAGTGAGCTAATCTATATGTTGTGTCCATCCATGTGAAATAtcagtcccgaaatgtcacctattcatgttctccacataacgcgctgagttactccagcactttgtgctgtcttttttataaaccagcatctgcagttcccagtttcttcagatctgaaacgttaactgtttaTCTTaacagagtataagaaaataactgcagatgcgggtacaaatcgatttattcacaaaatactggagtaactcagcaggtaaggcagcatttcacaaaatgctgcctgacctgctgagttactccagcatttcgtgaatatatcttaacacagatgctgcctgacctactaaatgttttcatcattttctatttttattttagatttccagcatctgcagtgcttttgaTTTTCCTTTACTACTCTatctctccccttctttgtcTTTCATtctctcagtttaaaaaaaacacattttcatTCCCCTTAACTTAactaatacaggtccaccaccgattttccagcacccttggttccagagccttcctggattatccgttttgccggacagACAGACGTCCCGTGCTCTGAGAGGGATTGAACGGTCTGAGAACGGTGCGCCTGGGCTGCCGAGGGGGCGCACAATCGGCCTTGGAAGttagctatgggaatggatctgccggctccggccggccagagttccagagacctggctgcagggggagggtgggggggcggTATTTGACCTGCCGATTGGCGCGGAGGTCCCGATACGgtcgagatcggctgcctcacctgGCTGAAGTGCCACATTTTCGATGGAATTCCGGTGCGGATTTCAAatgcactctcgtaattttggccggattaaaggaggtgccggataaTTGGTGGTGGATCTGTAACTCATGCTGGTTTGTTTCCCTGTCCTATCCTGACCATCATGTTTGGTTTACAGATCTGTCCGCCAGAGTTGATGCTGTCAAAGAAGAGAACCTGAAACTCAAGTCTGAGAACCAGGTGCTCGGTCAGTACATTGAAAACCTCATGTCAGCCTCCAGCGTCTTTCAAACCACAGAGTCGAAGAACAAGAGAAAGTAAGGAGCTCATTCCGCTGATACCCATCAGCTTTATATCTCGACAGGTGTAGTGGCTAATCTGCATGTCGTGTCCATCCGTATGAAATCTCAGTTTGACCTTTTCACCTTAATATTTAGGTCACAAAATATTCTCAACTCCTTGCTCCTGTTTGCATATTGGGAATTTGATTAAGACGATATGATTCAGTAACTGCAAATTCATGCAATGATTTACAAATCACTTCAAACGTTCAGCAAACAGGAGTCCAATATGCAGACCTCTAAAAATCCACAACTTCCACAGCATTCCATGGTGAAAATTCTTTGTTACAGactgcaattgaaagcaaaaatggAATACACGGTCAACAGAAAAGTATATTGTTTGAGACTGCACTGTGTGATCATGTTGCAGGTTCTGGCCAGTACCTTGTTCTGGGAACAAAAGGAGGATAGCTACTTGCTCAAGGGAAATCAGCAGCCACCTATTCACAGTGTGAAGTGATGAAGCTCTCTGCTCTTGAGCTGCGAGGCAGATGCCCAGTTGGCTATCTGTCCCTTGCCTGAATATTTAAGACAAAATTGCTGGGGAACCCAAAGTTAGAGACAAGGATGAAAAGTGTAAGTCCTGAAGGTAATGCTATGAGTAGAGCAGAAGAACCGTGTACTACATAAGGTATGTGAGATCAATTAAAAAACTACAGGTATTCGGAAAGTGTAATGTGCAATTATAGACAAACGATAGGTCAATGTGCGATATACCAGTGACCATTGCAGTTTGAGATTCGTCACCGAAATTAAGCCATCCAATGCAGATGGTAGCACCAGGAGGTCACAACCAAAGGTAGAGGCCTGATCAGGCTTGGGAAAGGTAGACATTTGGATATATTAAAGGATTGGAGCAGCTAGGGGGTGGTAGAGATCAACCCTCCATCACGTGCGTGGGAGGGATAGATGACTGGGTATGTGGGATATTGCCACTTGGAGAAATCAGAGGGTTAGGATCATCAGGTCATGAGAAGATCGGATGTCAGGACTTTTGGGATGCTGGAGTCTAAGGATTAGGTGAACAGGACCATTGGCACCCTGAGAAACTCACTGCGGAAAATAGCATTCTTCAGGCATCACTCGACATACCTTACTTGCCAGAGCACAACCTGTTCCCTGAGTGAGAAAAAAACAATGATCAGCAGCATTTCTTTCGTCAGCACAGCCGATTCGCGGAGTAAGAGGGCAGGCAGGTAACATCAAGCAGCCTCTCCAGGAGAGGGAGCAGGTAGGCAGAGACACTGCTCACCAAGCACCATTCCCTGGGTGGCTACCTGTTCTATTCCATACCCTTAGTACCACATGTTACTCAGTGCAGTgtcatcaccatctgagtgttctACATAATCATCAACACTTTCTGCATCCTAAAAGGTAAAAGGGTTAAACTGCCAGATTATTTAAATAATTCAGTTCATTTGCCACAAATAACAAATTAATTTCAATAAAAAACGTCCTTTTTCTATTTTCCAGACCAACCAAAAGCTCCAAGAAGACAGACAAATAATAGTAACATTAATTATGGTAAAGGGGACTGAGAGTTGGGACTGTCCAGTGTTAGACTGTAACCCTGTTAGAATCATTAGATTGTCTTGAGTCAGCTTGGATACCTTTTGTATTTAGTCTATTTAATTAAGGAATAATAAACCCTAATGATCATATTGCTCTGCTGCTTCTCCTTTTGCACACAGGATTCTGTTTGCATGATTATTTTATGTTGTTCTAAACTCATGTGGCATTGAATCAGGACTTTATAGCCAGACAATTGGGCAATAGATTGATCACGAAGGATTGGGAAAAATCGTATACATTGAGGCTTCTGTATCTAACCTTTAATAACGATGGGTATTCTTGTTTTTGTTCACCTCAAGGTTATCAGATTACTGATAGAAATGAATGACGAAGATCTTTGGTCAATCTAAATGCATTCATCTCACCCATCCAACTATTTCTTGGTTGATTTTAGGTGTCTTGCTTTTGATTTTCCACAAAAgttctctctagttgttgacaatTTCCTACAGAAAGAATAACATTCTGCACATTCCAATCCTATTACCACATACTGGTTTTACCTTTTCAAGTGTTTGGGTATATTTATTGCTTCACTGATTTACTTATAGTTGTCTCAATAGAACATAAAACGTTGTACTGTAGATTACAGGAAAAAAAGGACTGTCTTCcctcaatgtttgtgctgaacatgatgccagactaatcccttctgcctgcatgtgttctgtatccctccatcccctgcctaATTCATGTGActctctaaaagtctcttaaaaggcACTATCATGTTTGCttctaccaccatccctggcaccacattccaggcatccaccactgtctgtgtaaaaatgtattctgcacatttcctttaaacttttcccccactcacctcaaagctatgccctccagaatTTGACATTTTAAATATTCTGATTGTTTATGtacacaatttataatttaaaaaaattctatttGGTCTCCACTCAGCCTCCGAAGTAGCTGAGAAAACAATCTGCAtatcaatctctccttatagctactaTCCCCCAATCCAGGTACCATCCAGGTACCAAATTTAGCCCCTTATTTATTCTACCTTTTAAGAAGGTtgtgactgattttttttaatcccTGTAACATCTTCCTGTCCTATCCCCATATCGTTTGATTCCCTTAGGATCCAAAACATTTAACATGCTCTATCTTGTCTCCCTTTTCAGTGTGCTGAGCAACGTGATCAAGTGATAAGGAGCTGCATTAGCAGATAGTTAATTCAGTTGTATGTGTACATAGATGATGATAGTAACTTGAATATCAAATTGACAGTGGCCTCTGGCAGTACTTTGCCACTCTCCTGTATTCCATAACAGAGAGATCTGTTGCAACCTTAATATCAATGACTGTGCTTTCTCCGTCTGCCTGTGTGGAGAATTCCAAACAGTCACCATCTTCTGgatgaagaaatattttcatatttcagttcTGAATGGATGTCCCCTTATTGTGATTTTATGATCCCTGGCAGATCCCACATTCCGACTAGAGAAAACATCATCCTACCATCTACCTTATATGTTTGAGGTCACAATATTTTCTCTGAACTTCTATCTTTCCTTGTGATCTTTCACTGGGATAAAAGACAGCTTGTCAGTGGTTTAATATtctatctgtaggagccatttatgcttaattcagttattgtcattgtgttatggctatgttttaatatttctagtttatgtctttttttcctacttgtgggtgtgacttaatgcgtaattgggagtgtctagatgggaggaggctagtgtgtgtcgacagaggttgtgggtcagtttagactcggagggtGGTGAGCATACACTTCTTTACtctagtgtaatggcagtttctataccatctcgaaatcccacttcgatagccattacttctcggggatgaaatgtagttatagctcacgcgctcgtaccatacgctcacaccagctatatttgtaagaaccatacggtaataactgcaagaatttctagatattgtttgaagaagaaacagttgataaagtacggaaactgattaattactctatgatttgggctactttaataaaaccaattaatgaagaaaagaagtttggaagattcgttttgtcatatcagggtgcgacgtgtgcgtaagctataactacatttaacTTAGCATGTGGGAAGTGATGAattttgggaaattaaaccagggcaggacatgcaAAATGGAATGACAGGGCCCTCGGGAATGTTGTAGAATAGAGAGACCTAGGGGTGCAAGGACTTAATTCCCTGAAATTAATGACCCAAGTTGGTGAAGAAGATGCGGAGCACGCCTGCCTCCATTGGACAAAGCATCGAGTACAAGTGTTAAGACATCATGTTGCAGATGTGTGGGATGTTGTGAAGACCGTACCTGAAatgttgtgtgcaattctggtcgccaTACTAGAGGAAGAATGTAATTAAGCTTGAGagggtgcaggaaagattcacaaGGCTGTTGCTGTGACTAGgggttgagttataaggagagactgggtaGGTTCGGACTGTTTTCCCTGCAGCAAAGGAGACTGACATTCATAAAATCATGGGGGCCACAGATAAGGTGGATGGACACAGCCTTTTCCATTCAGGAAGGAAAAGAAACTGGGGTGTTTAAAACTAAAGAGCATAGAGAAAAATTTAAAGAAGATCTGATGGGtgtcttttttacacagatggtggtgtgtatatggaatgaactgacaTAGGAAGTATGGGCTGCTTCCATTACAAACACtgaatttggataggtacatgataggaaaggtttagagggatatggaacaaagccCCAAAAAATGGGACTTGTTTATGAAGACACCTTGGACCAATGGGCCATTTCCCTTGTATAACTATGACTCGAAATTGTTGAACAATATTTCAGATGCAGGCCAAGAGTTTTCCTTCTGTGATATCTTTCCAGGAGCAATTTTTTGAAGGAGCTGCACTAATAAAAGGTTAATTGAGCAGCATGTGTATATATCACTGTAGTAACTTGAATAACAAAGTGACAATCCTTCTCTGCATTCCCTCATGTAGGGACCATGATATGTTGCAATTCTGATATCCAAAGCCTCTGTCCAGATTATTGGAAATTGTCTTTACATTGTGCTAGAGCACAGGGCAATTATTTTAACATTTGATTTTTCTTAAAGGGTCAAGAAAACATGCAGTTGTCTCAAGGGCTGAATACTTAGAGGAACATTGGAGTAGGGTATGGAAGGCTAGTGACTAAGTAACTAGTGTTCAGAATCCCACCAATAAATTCTTTAAATTCAGCAATATGAAGGCTTGCATCAGGAAAGGTAACCCTGAAATCTGGAAATTCAAATGATTACATAAAGTTCTTTGGGAAAGGATATGTGCTCTGGGTCCTATTTAATTCCACTGTTATACTTTGTTTCATTATTAAAGGTCTCAGGGCAGATGGGAATGACTGGTAAATTTTGATAATAAATAATTTGTTATGAGTGAGAAAACATaacaataagttcataagttataggagcagaattaggccattcaatcgtggctgagctatctttccctttcaaccctattctcctgccttttccccataatccttgacaccgtactaatcaaaaatctgctgGTAGAAACAACCAAGGAGATATTGCTGGGAGCTATATCATGAGCTTAGTGAGGTATGGTACAAGATGCTAGCAAGGACTGAGAGAATTTTGTAATCCTACCTTGATGGAATATCTCATCATCTGTGCCATAATTGGTCCTGAGAATTGCATCAACATTGAAAAATACATTCTCTCTCATTTCAATGAAGAGAAGAAAAACATGTTTAATTTTTTCACAACTTGTAATAACGTGGAAAGTTTTACTCATGCTAGTTTTCCCAGGAAAAGTATAAACACAAATATAAAGAATACTTTTATCTTCTTGTTACAAATTTTAAGTCTTTCTAATATATCTGATGTACAGCTTGTATTAATAGCAATTAGGTATGTACCTTCAGAAATGCCCAAAGGTTTTATGTAAAGCTCTGTAAGCCAAACAGGTGAATATTTTGCGTAAGAGTCCATCTTTGTGACAGGGCGAATCCTCTGCACATTACTCCAGCCTGGTCTTGCGACGACGCAGGATCTCCTCGACTGGAATCTGACCCAGATCCGGCTCACCACCCCCTTGTGCCTGCAACCAGAATTAATTCTagataaatattgtttcatttcctACGTGCATATAATTGCATGAAATTCTTCTACTCAACTCACTGAAAATCACAGACTATGTGGCTTTCTTGCAGTTTTGTTAAAAATTTAACACCCACTGCCCACCTCTGTGCCCATGGCATGATTCTTTCTGGTTAAGGGGTAATTAAAATCGCTTCTTGCTTATGACTTTGTGTACTACTTAGATAAGTATCATGACCTTTGTGCATAATAGTTTTCTTAAATCACAACTGGCATTTCGATAGTTCCTTGTTAACTCTCCCCTCAGGGTCAGAGGTTTATGGTTTCCATGACAAATGCTGGGACTGGAGCACAAAATCTAGGATGACATCTTAGTGCAGCATTGAGCTGGTGCTCCAATGTTGATGAACTTGTACAGGTCCTCCCCACGTTAGGACAGGGCTCTAATCCTGAGAACatttctttaatttcaaaaataaacttcagaaaataaaaa containing:
- the LOC144600594 gene encoding short coiled-coil protein B isoform X2, which translates into the protein MKIPQEADDKMNADAEGTDFENQEELEEKTRLINQVLELQHTLEDLSARVDAVKEENLKLKSENQVLGQYIENLMSASSVFQTTESKNKRK
- the LOC144600594 gene encoding short coiled-coil protein B isoform X1 encodes the protein MKIPQEADDKMNADAEGTDFENQEELEEKTRLINQVLELQHTLEDLSARVDAVKEENLKLKSENQVLGQYIENLMSASSVFQTTESKNKRKPTKSSKKTDK